In one window of Arthrobacter pascens DNA:
- a CDS encoding LLM class flavin-dependent oxidoreductase, which translates to MSEAANHAAGPTAPVPPDRILLGLNTFGDVGTYPDGQPVPHAQVLRQLLEQAELADAVGLHAFAVGEHHRKDFAVSAPEVFLAAAAARTRNIRLGSSVTVLSSDDPIRVFQRFSTVDAISDGRAEVMLGRGSFIESFPLFGLDLADYEVLFEEKLELFDKVRAQKPVHWEGRTRPAINGLSVYPPLEHHLLPAWVGVGGTPESVLRCALYGYPIIFAIIGGQPRSFAPLANLYRQAMAKYGHPMQQMATHSPGHIAVTDEQAREELFPHWLEQRNRIGRERGWGPANRGEFDAMCTPEGALYVGSPETVAAKIALLKKNLGVDRFDLKYSNGTLPHAAMMRSIELFGAEVAPRVAELLAGASPAT; encoded by the coding sequence GTGAGTGAGGCCGCCAATCACGCGGCGGGCCCGACGGCACCGGTACCCCCGGACCGGATCCTGCTGGGCCTGAATACCTTCGGCGACGTCGGAACCTACCCTGACGGGCAGCCCGTCCCGCACGCGCAGGTGCTGCGCCAGCTCCTCGAACAGGCTGAGCTGGCGGACGCCGTCGGACTTCACGCATTTGCCGTGGGGGAGCACCACCGCAAGGACTTCGCGGTCTCGGCACCCGAAGTGTTCCTCGCGGCCGCGGCGGCCCGGACCAGGAACATCCGGTTGGGCTCGTCTGTGACGGTGCTCAGCTCCGATGATCCCATCCGGGTCTTCCAGCGTTTTTCCACAGTGGATGCCATCTCCGACGGCCGGGCGGAGGTCATGCTGGGCCGCGGATCTTTTATTGAGTCCTTCCCGCTGTTCGGCCTGGACCTGGCGGACTATGAGGTCCTGTTCGAAGAGAAGCTTGAGCTGTTCGATAAGGTCCGGGCGCAGAAACCCGTGCACTGGGAGGGCCGCACCAGGCCGGCCATCAACGGGTTGAGCGTCTATCCGCCGCTTGAACACCACCTGCTGCCCGCCTGGGTGGGCGTGGGCGGCACCCCGGAGTCCGTGCTCCGCTGCGCCTTGTACGGCTATCCGATCATCTTCGCCATCATCGGCGGGCAACCGCGGTCCTTTGCACCGCTTGCCAACCTCTACCGCCAGGCGATGGCAAAATACGGCCACCCCATGCAGCAGATGGCCACGCATTCGCCGGGCCACATTGCCGTCACCGACGAGCAGGCACGCGAGGAACTCTTCCCGCACTGGCTCGAACAGCGGAACCGGATCGGACGCGAACGCGGCTGGGGCCCGGCGAACCGGGGCGAATTCGACGCGATGTGCACCCCGGAAGGTGCCCTGTACGTCGGCTCGCCGGAAACTGTCGCGGCGAAGATCGCCCTGCTCAAGAAGAACCTGGGCGTGGACCGCTTCGACCTCAAATACAGCAACGGAACCCTGCCGCATGCGGCCATGATGCGCTCCATCGAACTGTTCGGCGCCGAGGTGGCGCCCAGGGTGGCGGAGCTGCTGGCCGGGGCGTCTCCGGCTACCTGA
- the hemL gene encoding glutamate-1-semialdehyde 2,1-aminomutase, which translates to MTSSNPRNEALFDRARQLMPGGVNSPVRAFGSVGGTPRFMVSAKGPYLTDADGKEYVDLVCSWGPALLGHAHPAVLEAVHAAVDRGLSFGASTPDEANLAAIVQERVPAAERVRMVSTGTEATMTAVRLARGFTGRNLIIKFAGCYHGHLDGLLAAAGSGVATLALPGSAGVTEATAAETLVLPYNDLAAVEAAFAAHGPDIAAVITEAAPANMGVVTPGEGFNLGLSRITREHGALLILDEVLTGFRTGYSGYWGLTGGAADAAEPWTPDLLTFGKVIGGGMPTAALGGRADVMDYLAPLGPVYQAGTLSGNPVAMAAGVATLTHATHDVYSFVDARSLELSSALSAALDDAGVDHSIQFAGNLFSVAFGTSANGVHNYADAQAQETFRYAPFFHSMLESGVYLPPSVFEAWFLSAAHDDAAMGRILDALPAAAKAAAAAQG; encoded by the coding sequence ATGACTTCCAGCAACCCTCGCAACGAGGCTCTCTTCGACCGCGCCCGCCAGCTGATGCCGGGCGGAGTCAACTCTCCCGTCCGTGCCTTCGGATCCGTGGGCGGGACCCCCAGGTTCATGGTTTCGGCCAAGGGTCCGTACCTCACGGACGCAGACGGCAAGGAGTACGTTGACCTGGTCTGCTCCTGGGGCCCGGCGCTGCTCGGACATGCCCACCCCGCCGTCCTGGAGGCCGTCCACGCCGCCGTGGACCGGGGTCTCTCCTTCGGCGCCTCCACTCCGGACGAGGCCAACCTCGCGGCCATCGTCCAGGAGCGCGTGCCGGCTGCCGAGCGTGTCCGCATGGTTTCCACCGGCACGGAAGCCACCATGACGGCAGTCCGGCTGGCCCGCGGGTTCACCGGCCGGAACCTGATCATCAAGTTCGCCGGGTGCTACCACGGCCACCTCGACGGCCTGCTGGCCGCCGCCGGCTCCGGGGTCGCCACCCTGGCGCTGCCTGGCTCGGCCGGCGTGACTGAGGCAACCGCGGCCGAAACTCTGGTGCTGCCGTACAACGACCTCGCCGCCGTCGAGGCTGCCTTCGCAGCCCACGGCCCCGACATCGCCGCCGTCATCACCGAGGCAGCCCCGGCCAACATGGGTGTGGTGACACCCGGAGAGGGCTTCAACCTGGGGCTCTCACGCATCACCCGGGAGCATGGCGCGCTGCTGATCCTCGATGAGGTGCTGACCGGGTTCCGTACCGGCTACTCCGGCTACTGGGGCCTTACCGGCGGAGCCGCCGATGCCGCCGAGCCGTGGACCCCTGACCTGCTTACTTTCGGCAAGGTGATTGGCGGCGGAATGCCGACGGCGGCCCTGGGCGGACGTGCCGACGTCATGGACTACCTCGCCCCCCTCGGGCCGGTCTACCAGGCGGGAACGCTCTCCGGTAATCCCGTCGCTATGGCCGCCGGGGTTGCCACCCTGACCCATGCAACCCATGACGTGTACTCCTTCGTGGATGCCCGCTCCCTGGAGCTGTCCTCCGCGCTGTCCGCGGCGCTGGATGACGCGGGCGTGGACCACTCCATCCAGTTCGCGGGGAACCTGTTCTCCGTTGCATTCGGTACCTCGGCCAACGGCGTCCACAACTACGCGGATGCCCAGGCCCAGGAAACCTTCCGCTACGCGCCGTTCTTCCACTCGATGCTGGAATCCGGGGTTTACCTGCCGCCGTCGGTGTTCGAGGCCTGGTTCCTGTCTGCAGCCCATGACGACGCCGCCATGGGCCGGATCCTGGACGCGCTGCCGGCAGCCGCCAAGGCCGCCGCTGCCGCCCAGGGCTAG
- a CDS encoding amino acid ABC transporter ATP-binding protein has translation MSEFASGSLTAKNIHLSFGSNHVLRGIDLHVPEGTTASVIGPSGSGKSTLLRVMNRLIEPDQGDILLDGRSVLNDNPDVLRRRIGMVFQQFNLFPHKTVAENVSLALRKLRGMSKEQAREEALEQLDLVGLKQKADARPANLSGGQQQRVAIARALAMKPEVMFFDEATSALDPELVKGVLSLMADLAKGGMTMVVVTHEMGFSRNVSDTVTFMDGGVVVESGHPEQIFTAPDTDRLKGFLSDVL, from the coding sequence ATGAGCGAGTTCGCCTCAGGGTCGCTGACAGCGAAGAACATCCATCTCTCCTTCGGGTCCAACCATGTGCTGCGGGGCATCGATCTTCACGTTCCCGAAGGGACCACCGCCTCGGTGATCGGGCCCTCCGGATCCGGCAAGTCGACACTGTTGCGGGTCATGAACCGGCTGATCGAACCGGACCAGGGCGATATCCTGCTGGACGGCCGCTCCGTGCTCAACGACAATCCGGACGTGCTGCGCAGGCGGATCGGGATGGTCTTCCAGCAGTTCAACCTGTTCCCGCACAAAACCGTGGCGGAAAACGTCTCCCTGGCGCTTCGCAAGCTGCGGGGCATGTCCAAGGAGCAAGCCCGCGAAGAGGCGCTGGAACAGCTGGACCTGGTGGGCCTGAAGCAGAAGGCCGATGCACGCCCGGCAAACCTGTCCGGCGGCCAGCAGCAGCGGGTCGCGATTGCCCGCGCGCTGGCCATGAAGCCCGAGGTGATGTTCTTCGACGAAGCCACCTCCGCGCTGGACCCCGAGCTCGTCAAGGGTGTCCTGAGCCTCATGGCCGACCTCGCAAAAGGAGGGATGACCATGGTGGTGGTCACCCACGAAATGGGCTTTTCCCGCAACGTTTCGGACACGGTGACGTTCATGGACGGCGGGGTGGTGGTGGAATCCGGGCACCCGGAACAGATCTTCACGGCTCCGGACACCGACCGGCTGAAGGGCTTCCTCTCCGACGTTCTCTAA
- a CDS encoding amino acid ABC transporter permease yields MDILKQLGDTFLDWKAMGEVIPMMFAVGLPNTLVLAVTSGIIGTVLGMVLALMGISRNAAVRWISRVYTDVLRGLPPVLTILVIGLGFGPIIRQFTGSTSPYPMAVAALSLMSAAYIGEIFRSGIQSVDKGQLEASRALGFGYGPSMRLVVVPQGIRRVLPALVNQFIALIKESSLVFLLGLLATEREIFQIGKDAASTTGNLSPYVAAALFYLALTIPLTHFVNWIDSRLRSGRPEKKEPDEAAAKVGKGAQV; encoded by the coding sequence ATGGATATCCTCAAACAACTCGGCGACACCTTCCTCGACTGGAAGGCGATGGGCGAAGTCATCCCCATGATGTTCGCTGTCGGACTGCCGAATACGCTTGTCCTGGCCGTGACGTCAGGCATTATCGGAACAGTGCTGGGCATGGTGCTCGCCCTCATGGGGATTTCCCGGAACGCAGCCGTGCGCTGGATTTCCCGCGTTTACACTGACGTCCTCCGTGGACTGCCGCCGGTGCTGACCATCCTGGTGATCGGCCTCGGCTTTGGCCCGATCATCCGTCAGTTCACAGGGTCAACCAGCCCCTATCCGATGGCCGTCGCCGCCCTTTCGCTGATGTCGGCGGCGTACATCGGAGAGATCTTCCGCTCCGGGATCCAGAGCGTGGATAAGGGGCAGCTTGAGGCGTCGCGCGCATTGGGGTTCGGCTACGGCCCTTCGATGCGCCTGGTGGTGGTGCCCCAGGGCATCCGTCGGGTGCTTCCGGCGCTTGTTAACCAGTTCATCGCCCTGATCAAGGAGTCCTCGCTGGTCTTCCTGCTGGGGCTGCTGGCCACCGAGCGGGAGATCTTCCAGATCGGTAAGGACGCCGCTTCGACCACAGGCAACCTGTCACCGTACGTCGCGGCGGCCTTGTTCTATCTGGCCCTCACTATCCCGCTCACCCATTTCGTGAACTGGATCGACTCCCGCCTGCGCTCGGGCAGGCCGGAAAAGAAGGAACCGGACGAAGCGGCCGCCAAGGTCGGAAAGGGGGCCCAGGTATGA
- a CDS encoding ABC transporter substrate-binding protein, which produces MTTKTMKWLASVPVAVALAVSLAACGGAAAQPGGSPTDALAGSDQTTLDKYTTKDVTPLDKIDKSKLGLATPGTLRVGTLSDAPPNIFIDPSGKFTGYDNELLRAIGDKLGLKVEFASTDFAALLSQVKNKQFDVGSSSISTTDKRRETVGFTNGYDFGYMAVVTKNDAKVQGFADLKAGVRIGVVQGTVQDDYVTNTLKLEPVRFPDYITVYSNVKNGQVDAWVAPSQQASGQVKDGDNTKIAEKVVNTQNFTAYAVNKDNQALIDALNAGLDAVIADGTWTKLTAQWYTDRPTSAEQTPQGWKPGSKAVQIPAK; this is translated from the coding sequence ATGACAACCAAGACCATGAAATGGCTGGCCAGCGTTCCCGTGGCAGTTGCACTGGCCGTCTCCCTCGCCGCCTGCGGCGGAGCGGCGGCACAGCCCGGCGGCAGCCCCACTGATGCCCTCGCCGGCAGCGACCAGACCACCCTGGACAAGTACACCACCAAGGATGTCACTCCCCTCGACAAGATCGATAAGAGCAAGCTGGGCCTGGCCACCCCCGGTACCCTGCGGGTGGGCACGCTTTCCGATGCCCCGCCCAACATCTTCATCGATCCCTCAGGCAAGTTCACGGGATACGACAACGAGCTCCTGCGCGCCATCGGCGACAAGCTGGGCCTCAAGGTCGAGTTCGCGTCCACAGACTTCGCCGCACTGCTCTCCCAGGTCAAGAACAAGCAGTTCGACGTCGGCTCCTCCTCCATCTCCACCACGGACAAGCGCCGGGAGACAGTAGGCTTCACGAACGGCTACGACTTCGGCTACATGGCTGTTGTCACCAAGAACGACGCCAAGGTCCAGGGCTTCGCTGACCTCAAGGCCGGCGTCCGGATCGGCGTCGTTCAGGGCACTGTCCAGGACGACTATGTCACCAACACGCTCAAGCTCGAGCCGGTCCGCTTCCCGGACTACATCACCGTCTACTCCAACGTTAAGAACGGCCAGGTGGACGCCTGGGTGGCCCCGTCCCAGCAGGCCAGCGGACAGGTCAAGGACGGCGACAATACCAAGATCGCCGAGAAGGTCGTCAATACCCAGAACTTCACCGCCTACGCTGTGAACAAGGACAACCAGGCGTTGATCGACGCGCTCAATGCCGGTCTTGACGCCGTGATCGCGGACGGCACCTGGACCAAGCTCACCGCGCAGTGGTACACGGACCGGCCCACCTCCGCCGAGCAGACGCCGCAGGGCTGGAAGCCAGGCAGCAAGGCCGTCCAGATCCCCGCGAAGTAA
- a CDS encoding 3'-5' exonuclease, whose amino-acid sequence MTTWNTLPRAAFDLETTGRNSRAARIVTASVTVVDHKGDVISEHEWLADPGVEIPTEASDVHGITTEQARRDGRPSHEVTRELAAVLQGLFDDGVPVIAFNASYDFTVLAAESARHGVPQLSRFPVLDPYIMNKQVDRYRKGKRTLTALCEEYGVNLDNAHTSAADALATLRVLDAMAGKFPKLRMPASQLHRLQVEWAVSQAEDFQGYLRKTKPAAVIEGDWPVLPPEDASRGEF is encoded by the coding sequence ATGACCACCTGGAACACCCTCCCCCGCGCAGCTTTCGACCTCGAGACCACCGGGCGGAATTCCCGTGCCGCGCGGATCGTCACCGCATCAGTGACCGTTGTGGACCATAAAGGTGACGTCATCTCTGAGCATGAATGGCTGGCGGATCCGGGCGTCGAGATTCCCACCGAGGCGAGTGATGTCCACGGCATCACCACAGAGCAAGCCAGACGCGACGGCCGGCCTTCCCATGAGGTGACAAGGGAACTGGCCGCTGTCCTCCAGGGACTTTTTGACGACGGCGTTCCTGTCATCGCATTCAATGCCAGCTACGACTTCACGGTTCTCGCTGCGGAATCGGCCCGTCACGGAGTCCCGCAGTTGAGCCGGTTTCCAGTCCTTGACCCGTACATCATGAACAAGCAGGTGGACCGGTACCGCAAAGGCAAGCGGACGCTCACCGCACTCTGCGAGGAGTACGGGGTGAACCTGGACAATGCCCACACCTCGGCTGCAGATGCCCTTGCCACGCTCCGGGTGCTCGATGCCATGGCCGGCAAGTTTCCCAAGCTCAGAATGCCGGCAAGCCAGCTCCACAGGCTCCAGGTTGAGTGGGCGGTCAGCCAGGCCGAGGACTTCCAGGGGTACCTTCGAAAGACCAAGCCCGCTGCGGTGATCGAAGGCGACTGGCCGGTCCTGCCCCCGGAAGACGCCAGCCGGGGCGAGTTCTAG
- a CDS encoding MGMT family protein → MRTEYVEAVLALVELVPAGSAVAYGDVAELLGSGGPRQVGSVMSHYGSAVPWWRVLRANGLAPEGHEAEALRHYLQEGTPLRGEHLDYLRTGEGRWRVDLTAARWAPDEDCFDRIDAIAEQLERRLHRLSVADDGMSV, encoded by the coding sequence ATGCGGACTGAGTATGTAGAGGCGGTGCTGGCCCTCGTAGAGCTGGTTCCGGCCGGGTCCGCAGTTGCCTACGGGGACGTCGCCGAGCTCCTCGGCTCGGGCGGTCCACGCCAAGTCGGGTCCGTCATGAGCCACTATGGCAGCGCCGTGCCCTGGTGGCGGGTCCTCAGGGCGAACGGGCTGGCTCCGGAAGGACACGAAGCTGAGGCGCTGCGCCACTATCTGCAGGAGGGCACACCACTGCGGGGCGAGCACCTCGATTACCTGCGTACAGGTGAAGGCCGGTGGAGGGTTGACCTGACGGCGGCGCGCTGGGCACCCGACGAGGACTGCTTCGACCGGATAGACGCCATTGCGGAACAGCTGGAACGGCGGTTGCACAGATTGTCGGTGGCTGATGATGGAATGTCGGTGTGA
- a CDS encoding ATP-dependent helicase, translating into MGTRLRLLPPRQVSAELPVLSADQRAAVEVPHGSGPVLVPGAPGTGKSTVLVESAVRRALHDGVDPERILILAPGRLAADSLRDRFTARLDRSLSTTPARTWASYAFDLIRRAKAEGILPLPRPPRLLSGPEQDLIIKELLEGHRMPGLELPWPADLEAALETRGFRQEVRQLFDRIIESGRTSEDLEELGRQCGRQDWIAAAALYAEYRDVLDLRMPEAFDPAGIITAARQIFQDSPDFLATERERLQLVLVDDAQEANPAVFELLADIAAGKDCYVASSPDTVVQGFRGARPDLVAELPRLLSADGGVMERPLWHTHRHAPSIAQAWLGVAGRISQRAGGQAARRLEQPAPPAEGLEEEVAHGGRHTGAVEAHLVPSAVHELRYVAQRILDQHINHKRELAEIAVIVRNGGQLSELQRYLSGQGIPVRVPVAESAVRDEVAVRPLLDAYAIALDPALMTPEAAVSLLTSRIGGATSLELRRLRQSLRREELLGGGGRTSDALLVEAILQPGALTTLGMEGRAARRTARMIQAGRSAAAEPGANAETVLWALWHATGLANAWTESALSGGMHGARADRDLDAMMALFHTAERYVDQMPGAGPEQFLEYLLNQELPMDTLAARAQVDDAVELMTPASAAGREWPVVIVAGLQEGVWPNTRLRGELLGSTLYADAVEHSVGYALQLDPLSRLREIRYDELRSFSTAVSRARELLICTAVSSEDDQPSSFLDYVSPLAADEEGRGFTPVERPMTLRALVAELRQYAQLDGRYAPEAAEATRVLAGLVAAEPPVPGAHPDSWWGLAPLSTTAAVVPPGGTVYVSPSKVESVQKSPLDWFVQAAGGEAATDFARSLGTLVHAIAQDLPDASGSEYVAELVRRWPSLGMKDNWEGKLDFQRAEAMVRKLAQYVLVMRSEGRSLLGVEQDFEVRLPDLPADTGAEQAENDAGAEPASGSSSRSAVLRGQVDRLEIDAEGRLVIVDLKTGKRQPGKTELSRHPQLGAYQAAVLAGGFGDAQGALPDPRPGGAVLAQLGTGTKNPGVQQQDALDPQENWALEMVTDAAVVMSGNSFEARHDPSKGRQGGHGCRLPEVCPLCIRGKQVTE; encoded by the coding sequence ATGGGTACCAGGCTTCGGTTGCTTCCGCCGCGCCAGGTCAGCGCGGAGCTGCCGGTGCTTTCTGCCGACCAACGGGCCGCCGTCGAGGTACCGCACGGTTCGGGGCCCGTCCTGGTTCCCGGGGCTCCGGGAACCGGAAAATCGACCGTCCTGGTGGAGTCAGCAGTCCGCAGGGCACTTCACGACGGCGTCGACCCGGAACGGATCCTGATCCTGGCGCCAGGCCGGCTGGCCGCGGACTCGCTGCGGGACCGGTTCACGGCCAGGCTGGACCGGAGCCTCAGCACCACACCGGCGCGCACGTGGGCCTCCTATGCCTTTGACCTGATCCGACGCGCCAAGGCCGAAGGGATCCTGCCTCTTCCGCGCCCGCCCCGGCTCCTGTCCGGCCCGGAGCAGGATCTGATCATCAAGGAACTGTTGGAAGGCCACAGGATGCCTGGGTTGGAACTGCCGTGGCCAGCGGACCTTGAAGCAGCTCTGGAGACGCGCGGCTTCCGCCAGGAGGTGAGGCAGCTCTTTGACCGGATTATCGAATCAGGCAGGACGTCAGAGGACCTTGAGGAGCTCGGCAGGCAGTGCGGCAGACAGGACTGGATTGCCGCCGCCGCGCTGTATGCAGAGTACCGGGACGTCCTGGACCTGCGTATGCCGGAGGCGTTCGACCCCGCCGGAATCATTACCGCCGCACGCCAGATTTTCCAGGATTCACCTGACTTCCTGGCTACGGAAAGGGAACGCCTGCAGCTGGTGCTGGTGGACGACGCCCAGGAAGCAAACCCCGCAGTGTTTGAACTCCTGGCGGACATCGCGGCGGGCAAGGACTGCTACGTGGCCTCGTCGCCGGATACCGTGGTGCAGGGTTTCCGCGGGGCACGGCCCGATCTCGTGGCCGAACTGCCACGGCTGCTGTCCGCCGATGGCGGGGTAATGGAGCGGCCACTGTGGCACACCCACCGGCATGCACCGTCGATCGCCCAAGCCTGGCTCGGAGTTGCGGGAAGGATCTCACAGCGGGCGGGCGGCCAGGCGGCCCGACGGCTGGAGCAGCCAGCCCCTCCCGCTGAAGGGCTGGAAGAGGAGGTGGCGCATGGGGGCCGCCATACGGGAGCCGTGGAGGCACATCTTGTCCCGTCGGCAGTCCATGAGCTGCGGTACGTCGCGCAGCGGATCCTGGACCAGCACATCAACCACAAGCGGGAACTAGCCGAAATAGCCGTGATTGTGCGCAACGGCGGCCAGCTTAGTGAGCTCCAGCGATACCTGTCCGGGCAGGGCATCCCCGTGCGGGTGCCTGTGGCGGAATCGGCCGTTCGCGACGAAGTAGCAGTCCGCCCGCTCCTTGACGCCTATGCCATTGCCCTGGACCCGGCCCTGATGACGCCCGAAGCCGCCGTATCCCTACTTACTTCCCGGATCGGGGGAGCGACATCACTGGAACTGCGAAGGCTCAGGCAGTCGCTCCGGCGCGAGGAACTGCTGGGCGGCGGCGGACGGACCAGCGACGCACTCCTTGTGGAGGCCATTCTGCAGCCCGGTGCGTTGACTACCCTCGGTATGGAGGGCCGGGCCGCGCGGAGGACGGCCCGCATGATCCAGGCCGGCCGGTCGGCGGCGGCCGAACCGGGAGCCAACGCCGAAACAGTCCTGTGGGCCCTGTGGCACGCCACCGGCCTGGCAAACGCCTGGACGGAATCCGCTTTGTCAGGCGGTATGCACGGCGCCAGGGCTGACCGGGACCTCGATGCCATGATGGCGCTTTTTCACACCGCGGAGCGCTACGTGGACCAGATGCCGGGCGCCGGACCCGAACAATTCCTCGAGTACCTCCTCAACCAGGAACTGCCCATGGATACACTGGCCGCAAGAGCCCAGGTGGATGACGCCGTCGAACTCATGACACCGGCCAGTGCCGCGGGGCGGGAGTGGCCTGTTGTCATCGTGGCGGGGCTGCAGGAGGGGGTCTGGCCGAACACAAGGCTCCGAGGGGAGCTGCTGGGCAGCACCCTCTACGCTGACGCCGTCGAACACAGCGTCGGTTACGCCCTGCAACTCGACCCCCTCAGCCGGTTGCGGGAGATCCGGTATGACGAGCTGAGGAGCTTCTCCACTGCCGTGTCCCGTGCCCGCGAACTCCTGATCTGCACGGCAGTTTCCTCCGAGGATGATCAGCCGTCCTCTTTCCTCGATTACGTCTCGCCGCTGGCAGCCGATGAGGAGGGCCGGGGATTCACGCCAGTGGAGCGCCCCATGACGCTGCGTGCCCTCGTGGCCGAACTCAGGCAGTATGCCCAGCTGGACGGACGGTACGCTCCCGAAGCCGCCGAGGCAACGAGGGTGCTCGCCGGACTCGTAGCAGCTGAACCTCCCGTTCCCGGCGCACATCCGGACAGTTGGTGGGGCCTCGCACCTTTGAGCACCACGGCTGCGGTCGTGCCGCCGGGCGGGACTGTGTACGTGTCGCCGTCCAAGGTGGAATCGGTGCAAAAATCGCCCCTCGACTGGTTTGTCCAGGCTGCAGGCGGCGAAGCTGCCACCGACTTCGCACGGAGCCTTGGCACACTGGTCCACGCGATCGCACAGGATCTTCCGGACGCCTCCGGTTCCGAGTACGTCGCCGAGCTCGTCCGCCGGTGGCCGTCTTTGGGAATGAAGGACAACTGGGAAGGCAAGCTCGATTTCCAGCGTGCAGAGGCAATGGTCCGGAAACTGGCCCAGTACGTCCTGGTCATGCGGAGCGAGGGGCGGAGCCTTCTGGGAGTCGAACAGGATTTTGAGGTCCGGCTCCCTGACCTGCCCGCGGACACAGGAGCTGAGCAGGCGGAGAACGACGCCGGCGCGGAGCCAGCTTCAGGGAGCTCATCGCGGTCGGCTGTTCTCCGTGGCCAGGTGGACCGGCTTGAGATTGATGCGGAGGGCAGGCTCGTCATCGTGGACCTGAAGACCGGCAAGCGCCAGCCGGGCAAAACCGAGCTCTCCCGCCACCCCCAGCTGGGTGCATACCAGGCGGCTGTCCTTGCCGGCGGCTTCGGGGATGCGCAGGGGGCACTACCCGATCCCAGGCCCGGCGGTGCCGTGCTGGCGCAGCTCGGCACTGGCACGAAGAACCCCGGGGTGCAGCAGCAGGACGCCCTGGACCCGCAGGAAAACTGGGCCCTGGAGATGGTCACCGATGCGGCGGTCGTGATGTCCGGCAACAGCTTCGAAGCACGGCACGATCCGTCCAAGGGCAGGCAAGGCGGCCACGGCTGCAGGCTTCCCGAAGTCTGTCCTTTGTGCATCCGGGGAAAGCAGGTCACGGAGTGA